In Terriglobia bacterium, a single genomic region encodes these proteins:
- a CDS encoding ABC transporter permease — MWLEALLQDLRYGLRQLRRNPGFSIAVIVTLAFGIGVNTSVFSFLDAVALRPLAVPSADRIVVIHRGDSTRFSYPDYIDYRDRNQAFTALAATFPTEATLDFDGQSDAITAEAVSANYEAVMRTPLLLGHWFTGEDEPEAILSYRAWVTRFHADPKVLGKQVRSISEWYTVVGVTQPNFTGVFAPRPTDLWVPLRFWAKPFPGIVQRLHDRTNATVMIFGRMRNGVSPAQATANLKAIDTQIGEPNSEVRSTPLVATIARGASDIGTRDQLMPIVGLFAAVAVLVLLIACANVGNLILARGSARQRELAIRAALGASRIRVIRQLMTEIFLLALMGGMGGLTLGAWTDGFLNSLTPAMPIRVSLRLSMDIRIVIFTLLLTLLTMLLLGVLPAWHSTRTDAYPTLKGEAAPQRQFRLRQLALVGQVAISLLLLVCAGLFLRSIIGLHGVNPGFAVKDRVYAWTFISPPEFTRKTGPQFYREAVENLRNLTGVRNAGLTHFLPLVFDEGSDCVSSGDDPVLDVTHGTIGTGYLETMKIPLLDGRDFSTADGSGSRAVVIVNETLAQRLWPHQNAVGRNILIGCKKREKAEVIGVTRDSKVVSLSEAPHPYFYRLFSQNYTGLATLVIQTDGDPHGVMPVVRQKLLEMSKSVRIYALDTVANHVNESYWQTRWVSTLLVIFGLLALGLAAIGLHGVIAYWAILRTHEIGIRVALGAEKRDVLKMVVGQGLKLALIGVAIGIAGALALTRFLASLLYGVKPTDPLTFIAVSLILIGVALAACFVPARRAARVDPMVALRYE; from the coding sequence ATGTGGCTTGAGGCTCTGCTTCAGGACTTACGCTACGGCCTCCGCCAGTTGCGCCGAAATCCCGGCTTCAGCATCGCTGTGATTGTCACTTTGGCCTTCGGCATCGGGGTTAATACTTCAGTATTTAGCTTTCTTGATGCCGTGGCACTTCGTCCACTGGCAGTTCCAAGTGCAGACCGCATTGTGGTTATCCACCGTGGCGACTCGACTCGCTTCTCATACCCTGACTACATTGACTATCGAGATCGCAACCAAGCATTTACCGCCCTCGCCGCAACTTTCCCCACAGAAGCGACTCTGGATTTTGACGGCCAGAGCGACGCCATAACGGCTGAAGCCGTCTCGGCAAATTACGAGGCCGTGATGAGGACACCTCTTCTTCTCGGCCATTGGTTTACAGGTGAAGACGAACCAGAGGCCATCCTCAGTTATCGAGCGTGGGTGACGCGCTTCCATGCTGATCCCAAGGTGCTGGGAAAACAGGTGCGGTCGATTTCTGAGTGGTACACCGTGGTTGGTGTCACGCAGCCCAATTTTACCGGAGTTTTCGCGCCTCGGCCGACGGATCTCTGGGTGCCGCTTCGTTTTTGGGCAAAGCCCTTTCCTGGTATCGTGCAACGCCTACATGACCGGACCAACGCTACCGTGATGATCTTTGGTAGGATGCGAAATGGCGTATCCCCGGCGCAGGCAACTGCCAACCTGAAGGCAATTGATACCCAAATTGGTGAGCCGAACTCCGAGGTGCGTTCAACGCCGCTTGTGGCAACAATCGCACGCGGTGCATCGGACATCGGCACTCGCGATCAGCTTATGCCCATCGTAGGATTGTTCGCAGCCGTTGCCGTGCTGGTCCTGCTGATTGCCTGTGCGAATGTCGGCAACCTGATCCTGGCTCGTGGCTCAGCTAGGCAACGCGAGCTTGCAATTCGTGCTGCCTTAGGAGCAAGCAGGATACGCGTTATCCGCCAGCTCATGACGGAGATTTTTCTGTTGGCGCTGATGGGCGGCATGGGGGGACTGACCCTGGGCGCATGGACCGATGGTTTTCTGAATTCGCTCACTCCTGCAATGCCCATCCGCGTGTCGCTTCGGCTATCAATGGACATTCGGATTGTTATTTTTACTCTACTATTAACCCTGCTGACGATGCTCTTGTTGGGAGTGCTACCAGCCTGGCATTCCACTCGGACAGACGCTTATCCAACCCTTAAGGGCGAGGCCGCGCCTCAGCGCCAGTTTCGGTTACGCCAGCTTGCTCTGGTGGGGCAAGTCGCGATTTCGCTGCTCCTCCTCGTATGTGCGGGCCTCTTCCTCCGATCAATTATTGGCCTGCACGGCGTCAATCCCGGGTTTGCAGTGAAAGACCGTGTTTACGCCTGGACTTTTATCTCTCCGCCTGAGTTCACTCGCAAAACGGGACCACAATTCTACAGGGAAGCCGTTGAAAACTTGCGAAATCTTACAGGAGTCCGGAACGCCGGACTAACTCACTTTTTGCCTCTGGTTTTCGATGAGGGTTCCGACTGCGTTTCCAGCGGCGACGACCCAGTGTTAGACGTAACTCACGGTACGATTGGCACGGGTTATCTAGAAACAATGAAAATCCCGTTGCTGGACGGCCGGGACTTTTCAACTGCTGATGGCTCAGGCAGCCGGGCTGTGGTCATTGTAAACGAGACTTTGGCGCAGCGCCTCTGGCCTCACCAGAACGCGGTCGGCCGCAATATCCTTATTGGTTGCAAGAAGCGCGAAAAGGCTGAGGTGATAGGGGTCACGCGTGATTCCAAAGTAGTGTCACTGTCTGAAGCACCCCATCCCTACTTTTATCGCCTCTTTTCTCAAAACTATACCGGCTTAGCCACCCTGGTAATTCAGACCGATGGTGATCCGCATGGTGTGATGCCAGTAGTTCGGCAGAAGCTGCTGGAAATGTCCAAGAGTGTCCGCATCTACGCGCTCGACACCGTGGCTAATCACGTGAACGAATCCTACTGGCAGACCCGCTGGGTTTCTACTCTACTCGTGATCTTCGGCCTGCTGGCTTTAGGGCTGGCAGCTATAGGGCTGCACGGAGTCATTGCCTATTGGGCGATTCTTAGGACACATGAGATTGGCATCCGCGTGGCCCTGGGCGCGGAGAAACGCGACGTGCTCAAGATGGTGGTCGGGCAAGGTCTGAAACTGGCGCTGATTGGCGTTGCGATTGGCATTGCCGGGGCTCTTGCGCTCACGCGGTTCCTCGCGA